One Hevea brasiliensis isolate MT/VB/25A 57/8 chromosome 5, ASM3005281v1, whole genome shotgun sequence genomic region harbors:
- the LOC110652666 gene encoding apyrase 2, with the protein MKRPVPRHESFSDKIQRYRGVLFVISIPLLLIAFVLFVMPSLSPADVLDEYELNSRKMSPNLKDAKRYAVIFDAGSSGSRVHVYCFDRNMDLVPIGKDLELFVQIKPGLSAYASDPQAAANSLHSLLDKAESVVPKELRSKTPVRVGATAGLRALGREASDRILDAVRDLMKDRSTLKSEADGVTVLDGSQEGSYEWVTINYLLGKLSGPYSDTVGVVDLGGGSVQMAYAVSKMDAEKAPRVSDGEDSYIKEMRLMGTDYYLYVHSYLHYGLLAARAEILKFSEDSDNACILAGYDGVYKYGGVEYKTSAASSGSSFEGCRSLALKALKVNESACTHMKCTFGGVWNGGGGDGQKNLFVASFFFDRAAEAGFIDPALPVAKVHPVDFEDAAKRTCETKLEDANSLYQRVEEGNLPFLCMDLVYQYTLLVDGFALEPWQEITLVKKVKYRESLVEAAWPLGSAIEALS; encoded by the exons ATGAAGCGCCCGGTGCCGCGGCATGAGTCTTTTTCCGATAAGATCCAAAGGTACCGAGGTGTTCTCTTTGTCATTTCGATCCCGCTCCTCTTGATCGCATTCGTCTTGTTTGTGATGCCAAGTCTTTCCCCGGCGGACGTCTTGGATGAGTACGAGCTTAATAGCCGTAAGATGTCGCCGAATTTGAAGGATGCCAAAAGATATGCGGTTATTTTTGATGCGGGAAGCTCAGGGAGTAGAGTGCATGTCTATTGTTTTGATCGAAATATGGATCTTGTTCCCATTGGGAAGGATCTCGAGCTTTTTGTCCAG ATTAAACCAGGTTTGAGTGCATATGCAAGTGACCCACAGGCTGCAGCAAATTCTCTCCATTCCTTGCTTGATAAAGCAGAAAGTGTAGTGCCCAAAGAGCTGCGATCGAAAACACCTGTCAGGGTTGGG GCTACTGCAGGCTTGAGGGCGTTGGGACGTGAGGCATCTGATAGAATTTTGGATGCG GTTAGGGATCTTATGAAAGACAGGAGTACCCTGAAATCTGAGGCAGATGGAGTAACTGTTCTGGATGGTTCTCAAGAAGGTTCTTATGAATGG GTGACAATAAATTACCTTTTAGGAAAATTGAGTGGACCGTATTCTGATACAGTTGGAGTGGTTGATCTTGGTGGTGGATCTGTTCAAATGGCATATGCTGTCTCGAAGATGGATGCTGAAAAGGCTCCAAGGGTATCAGATGGAGAGGATTCATATATAAAAGAAATGCGTCTGATGGGTACTGACTACTACCTCTATGTTCACAG TTACCTTCACTATGGTTTATTAGCAGCTCGAGCAGAGATTTTGAAGTTTTCTGAAGACTCTGATAATGCATGTATCTTGGCTGGTTATGATG GGGTTTACAAATATGGAGGAGTGGAGTATAAAACATCAGCTGCTTCTTCTGGTTCAAGCTTTGAAGGATGCAGGAGTCTTGCTTTGAAGGCTCTAAAAGTTAATGAATCAGCATGCACGCACATGAAATGCACATTTGGTGGAGTATGGAATGGTGGAGGTGGGGATGGACAAAAAAATTTGTTTGTTGCTTCATTTTTTTTCGACAGGGCTGCTGAG GCTGGTTTTATTGATCCTGCTCTACCTGTTGCCAAAGTTCATCCTGTGGATTTTGAGGACGCAGCTAAGCGTACTTGTGAAACTAAACTTGAGGATGCCAATTCTTTATATCAACGTGTTGAGGAGGGTAACCTGCCGTTCTTATGCATGGATCTTGTCTACCAGTATACATTGCTTGTAGATGGATTTG CTCTTGAACCTTGGCAAGAAATTACATTGGTGAAGAAGGTCAAGTACAGGGAATCCCTTGTTGAAGCTGCATGGCCACTGGGCAGTGCTATAGAGGCTCTGTCATAA
- the LOC110652673 gene encoding aquaporin SIP1-2, whose protein sequence is MGAIKAAIGDAVLTFMWVFCSSMFGLFTSLIATALGVQHLFWASMFITTVLFFIFFFLFGLIAEFFGGASFNPTGTASFYAAGFGGDNLFSMALRFPAQAAGAVGGALAILEVMPPQYKHMLGGPTLKVDLHTGAIAEGLLTFLISFAVLIIFLRGPCNSIVQNWLLAVVTVTLVVTGSKYTGPSMNPANAFGWAYVNKWHDTWEQFYVYWICPFIGAILAAWVFRLVFPPPAPKQKEA, encoded by the exons ATGGGGGCTATAAAGGCGGCTATTGGTGATGCAGTGCTGACTTTTATGTGGGTCTTCTGCTCGTCAATGTTTGGTTTGTTTACCAGCCTCATAGCCACCGCTCTCGGCGTTCAGCACCTGTTCTGGGCATCTATGTTTATCACTACCGTTctattttttatcttttttttcttGTTTGGTTTGATCGCTGAGTTCTTTGGTGGAGCTAGTTTTAATCCCACTGGTACTGCTTCTTTCTATGCTGCTGGCTTTGGTGGGGATAATCTCTTTTCCATGGCTCTCAGATTCCCTGCTCAG GCAGCAGGTGCCGTGGGTGGTGCATTGGCGATTTTGGAGGTGATGCCACCACAGTATAAGCACATGCTTGGAGGCCCTACTTTGAAAGTTGACTTGCATACAGGAGCCATTGCCGAGGGGTTGTTGACATTTTTAATTAGCTTTGCTGTTCTTATAATTTTCCTTAGGGGCCCTTGTAACTCGATAGTGCAAAATTGGTTGCTTGCTGTTGTGACTGTAACATTGGTTGTTACAGGTTCCAAATACACTGGGCCTTCCATGAATCCTGCTAAT GCTTTTGGGTGGGCATATGTAAACAAATGGCATGATACATGGGAACAATTCTACGTTTATTGGATTTGCCCCTTCATAGGAGCAATATTGGCTGCTTGGGTCTTTCGCCTGGTCTTCCCCCCACCAGCACCAAAACAGAAGGAAGCCTGA
- the LOC110652694 gene encoding syntaxin-related protein KNOLLE: protein MNDLMTKSFTSYVDLKKEAMKDLEAGPDIEMANASNTMDRNLGLFLEEAENAKKEMGSIREILVRLQESNEESKSLHKPEALKSLRNKINTDIVTVLKKAGAIRSQLEEMDRANATNRRLSGYKEGTPIYRTRLAVTNGLRKKLKELMMDFQGLRQKMMTEYKEIVERRYFTVTGEYPDEEIIEKIISDDNGGEEFLKRAIQEHGKGKVLETVVEIQDRHDSAKEIEKSLLELHQVFLDMAVMVEAQGEQLDDIEHHVLNANHYVKDGAKELKSAKDYQRSSRKWMCIGVILLLLIILVIVIPIATSFSHS from the coding sequence ATGAACGATCTAATGACCAAATCCTTCACCAGCTATGTGGACCTGAAGAAAGAGGCCATGAAAGACCTGGAAGCTGGTCCTGATATAGAGATGGCAAACGCATCAAACACCATGGATCGTAACCTTGGCCTATTCCTTGAAGAAGCTGAGAATGCCAAGAAAGAAATGGGATCAATCCGTGAGATTCTAGTCCGTCTCCAAGAATCCAACGAAGAAAGCAAATCCTTACACAAACCTGAGGCCTTAAAATCGCTGCGCAACAAGATCAATACAGACATTGTTACTGTCCTCAAAAAGGCTGGAGCCATCAGATCTCAGCTCGAAGAAATGGACCGTGCCAATGCAACTAACAGGCGCCTCTCTGGGTATAAAGAAGGAACCCCAATTTATAGAACTAGACTTGCAGTCACCAATGGTTTGCGCAAGAAGTTGAAGGAGCTTATGATGGATTTTCAAGGGTTAAGGCAGAAAATGATGACCGAGTACAAAGAAATTGTTGAGAGGAGATATTTTACAGTGACTGGGGAGTACCCAGATGAGGAGATCATTGAAAAGATTATATCTGATGACAATGGAGGTGAGGAGTTTTTGAAACGTGCAATACAGGAGCATGGGAAAGGGAAGGTATTGGAGACAGTAGTGGAGATACAGGATAGGCATGATTCAGCGAAAGAGATTGAGAAGAGCTTGTTGGAGCTGCACCAGGTGTTCTTGGACATGGCAGTAATGGTGGAGGCGCAAGGGGAGCAGTTGGATGATATTGAGCACCATGTGTTGAATGCTAACCACTATGTGAAGGATGGTGCCAAAGAGCTTAAGAGTGCTAAAGACTATCAGAGAAGCAGCAGGAAGTGGATGTGCATTGGTGTTATACTTTTGTTGTTGATTATTCTTGTGATTGTCATTCCTATTGCCACTAGCTTCAGTCACTCTTAA
- the LOC110652684 gene encoding violaxanthin de-epoxidase, chloroplastic-like codes for MVSVANDLRERSYFQFLKVASILACALLVIPSADAVDALKTYTCLLKECRLELAKCIANPACAANIACLQTCNNWPDETECQIECGDLFENSVVDELNECAVSRKKCVPRKSDVGEFPVPDPAVLVKSFNIAVADFNGKWYITSGLNPTFDTFDCQLHEFHTESNKLVGNLSWRIRTPDSGFFT; via the exons ATGGTGAGTGTAGCCAACGACCTAAGAGAAAGAAGCTACTTTCAGTTCTTGAAAGTTGCCAGCATACTAGCATGCGCATTATTGGTCATTCCATCAGCTGATGCTGTTGATGCCCTGAAAACGTATACCTGCTTATTGAAGGAGTGCAG GTTAGAATTGGCTAAGTGCATTGCAAACCCAGCATGTGCCGCCAATATCGCTTGCCTTCAGACATGCAATAACTGGCCTGATGAGACTGAATGCCAG ATCGAATGTGGGGACCTGTTCGAAAATAGTGTTGTTGACGAACTCAATGAGTGTGCAGTCTCAAGAAAGAAGTGCGTACCTCGGAAATCTGATGTCGGGGAATTTCCTGTCCCTGATCCAGCTGTTCTGGTCAAGAGCTTTAATATCGCAGTCGCAGATTTTAATGGGAAGTGGTATATTACCAGTGGCTTAAATCCTACCTTTGATACTTTTGACTGCCAATTGCATGAATTCCATACAGAATCTAATAAACTTGTGGGGAATTTATCATGGAGAATACGGACTCCAGATAGTGGCTTCTTCACTTGA
- the LOC110651967 gene encoding probable serine/threonine-protein kinase PBL28, whose product MFVGSCSLDFKKFPYQPTGECLGYQEKVQVLGSVGTTLCCRNVLNVLTKTLASHVVTNNSDFVFIPQDEWMNCSGPFNKQHSVSPSLCGFDNLYNGSSKCSSFSLSSIKEESYYKKAVAKCSDFSSSFDDVCFNCTAEILAATGGLMGKLTADNDEGAVCVVATVIYIAAANINQSSFIDDFYRCLPALDAYDVGYHKIKHGTVKAIFAIFMAIGALTLVVLLTLYVTKSRRKSKCRKPYAQSKEMKAWSGLYRFSKAEIENAINYGNEKKSLGRGSAGQVYKGVLPSGQVVAIKHIHQSSTSDSFQREVEGLSRVRHPNLVCLFGCCIEGGDRYLVYEYCSAGNLAQHLLRKDTVLTWETRIKILRGCALGLRYLHHYIDGCIVHRDIKLTNILLTESLDPKLSDFGLAKMLGMEESKVFTDVRGTIGYMDPEYMSNAKLTCASDIYSFGIVILQLLSGQKVIELDLDARDQLTRKARDVSLGKRPVTDFEDPRLDGKVNRADFEALLQIAVLCVAKSSKGRPTIDVLFEEMEKAWKNTVIYMSARQETSISMSMSRSMEAIPV is encoded by the exons ATGTTTGTAGGTTCCTGCTCGTTAGACTTCAAGAAATTCCCCTACCAGCCTACCGGCGAGTGCCTGGGATATCAGGAGAAGGTTCAGGTTTTGGGTAGCGTCGGCACGACACTTTGCTGTAGAAACGTGCTCAATGTCCTGACCAAAACTTTAGCATCGCATGTAGTCACCAACAACAGTGATTTTGTTTTCATTCCACAGGATGAATGGATGAACTGCAGTGGACCCTTTAATAAACAACATTCGGTTTCGCCATCTTTATGTGGCTTTGATAATCTCTACAATGGAAGTAGCAAATGCTCAAGTTTTTCCTTGTCATCGATTAAGGAGGAATCATATTACAAGAAAGCCGTGGCAAAGTGCTCCGATTTTAGCTCTTCTTTTGATGATGTCTGCTTTAATTGCACCGCAGAAATACTGGCTGCAACGGGAGGTCTAAtgggaaaattaactgcagacaACGATGAAGGGGCAGTATGTGTGGTGGCAACTGTGATTTATATTGCTGCTGCAAACATTAATCAATCATCTTTCATTGATGATTTCTACAGGTGTTTACCGGCCTTAGATGCATACG ATGTGGGTTATCACAAAATCAAGC ATGGTACGGTGAAGGCAATATTTGCAATCTTTATGGCGATTGGGGCATTGACGCTGGTGGTTCTTCTTACATTGTATGTGACCAAGAGCAGGAGAAAGAGTAAGTGTCGTAAACCTTATGCTCAATCTAAAGAGATGAAGGCATGGTCCGGTCTCTACAGATTCTCCAAGGCTGAGATTGAGAATGCCATAAACTACGGGAATGAGAAAAAAAGCCTGGGAAGAGGAAGTGCTGGCCAAGTTTACAAGGGTGTTTTGCCTAGTGGACAAGTTGTGGCCATCAAGCACATACATCAAAGCAGCACATCCGATTCTTTCCAACGCGAAGTTGAAGGTCTTTCCAGAGTTAGGCATCCAAATCTTGTTTGTCTTTTTGGTTGCTGCATTGAAGGAGGTGACCGATATCTGGTCTATGAATATTGTTCAGCTGGGAATTTAGCTCAACATCTCCTGA GAAAGGACACTGTTTTAACATGGGAAACAAGAATTAAGATCCTTAGAGGCTGTGCACTTGGGCTGAGATACCTCCATCATTATATAGATGGCTGTATTGTTCATAGAGATATCAAG CTTACAAACATTCTTTTGACAGAGAGTTTAGACCCGAAACTCTCTGATTTTGGGCTGGCGAAGATGTTGGGAATGGAAGAGAGCAAGGTATTTACTGATGTTAGAGGAACCATAGGTTATATGGACCCTGAATACATGAGCAATGCCAAGCTAACCTGTGCCAGTGACATCTATAGTTTTGGCATAGTCATTCTTCAACTCTTGTCAGGGCAAAAAGTCATTGAATTGGATCTTGATGCCAGAGACCAACTCACCAGAAAG GCAAGGGATGTCAGTTTGGGAAAGCGTCCAGTAACAGATTTTGAAGATCCAAGGTTAGATGGGAAGGTCAACAGGGCAGATTTTGAGGCTCTCTTGCAGATTGCAGTCTTGTGTGTTGCAAAATCAAGCAAAGGGCGTCCGACCATTGATGTTCTCTTTGAAGAGATGGAAAAAGCTTGGAAAAATACAGTCATTTACATG AGTGCAAGGCAGGAAACGAGCATATCCATGTCCATGTCCAGGTCCATGGAGGCGATTCCAGTCTAA